In Legionella spiritensis, the following proteins share a genomic window:
- a CDS encoding RES family NAD+ phosphorylase: MDYSKKVHRLIPSKFPPVTLFDWADSAEELEQIALLEGLTNERILAEFGKINLIDKEDWNGGPGSTPIMAAFTHIGFESRFSDGSFGVYYAASSLETAIKETSFHRERFYRASNEKPCSISMREYAASIKKPLIDITGKKYKELFNPDPSFYSKSQEFGKKIFEKKEWGLLYPSVRNLNGLCVAVLRPPALTIPIQGCHLRYIWDGEKISDIYKESKITNL; encoded by the coding sequence ATGGATTATAGTAAAAAAGTGCATCGACTAATACCCTCTAAATTTCCACCCGTAACGTTATTTGATTGGGCAGATTCTGCGGAAGAACTCGAACAAATAGCTCTGCTTGAAGGATTAACCAATGAAAGAATTCTTGCAGAGTTCGGTAAAATAAATTTGATAGATAAAGAGGATTGGAACGGTGGCCCCGGCTCCACTCCGATTATGGCTGCTTTTACACATATTGGATTTGAGTCAAGATTTAGTGATGGTAGTTTTGGTGTATATTATGCTGCTTCATCACTTGAAACAGCAATAAAGGAAACCAGCTTTCATCGAGAAAGATTTTATAGGGCGTCAAATGAAAAACCTTGCTCGATCTCAATGAGAGAATATGCGGCTAGTATAAAAAAACCATTAATAGATATTACAGGAAAAAAATATAAAGAATTATTTAATCCCGATCCATCTTTTTATAGTAAAAGCCAGGAGTTTGGCAAAAAAATTTTTGAAAAAAAAGAATGGGGTTTGCTTTATCCAAGTGTAAGAAATTTAAATGGCTTGTGTGTGGCTGTATTAAGACCTCCCGCACTCACTATACCAATACAGGGATGTCATTTAAGGTATATTTGGGATGGTGAAAAAATTTCAGATATTTATAAAGAAAGTAAAATTACAAATCTTTAA
- a CDS encoding antitoxin Xre-like helix-turn-helix domain-containing protein: MQTNTNSLQSIPDNVVWKSLTNLVERFDLKENEARILMGDMPRSTYTSRKAKLNRDQKERVSYLLGIYKSLRILFEDGEQARTWINRKNDLPPFHGLTPKEYMLEGGMVRLADVRKFLDFWRGY; encoded by the coding sequence ATGCAAACCAATACAAACTCTTTACAAAGCATACCAGATAACGTGGTGTGGAAATCTTTAACCAATCTTGTAGAGCGTTTTGATTTAAAAGAAAATGAAGCCCGCATTTTAATGGGGGATATGCCTCGCTCCACCTATACTTCCCGCAAAGCAAAATTAAATAGAGATCAAAAAGAACGGGTCTCTTATCTTTTAGGGATTTATAAATCGTTACGTATCTTGTTTGAAGATGGAGAACAAGCCAGGACGTGGATTAATCGTAAAAATGACTTGCCTCCCTTTCATGGGTTAACGCCAAAAGAATATATGTTGGAAGGAGGAATGGTTCGTCTTGCAGACGTGAGAAAATTCCTGGATTTCTGGAGAGGTTATTAG
- a CDS encoding leucine-rich repeat domain-containing protein produces MFENTSWLQKLLAALPKDLSELNLNGNADSTSPNWYGTFDLAQSLSVLPENLVALDLSGNHLSSLRVFKLVKMLKVLPENLVTLSLNDNNLYRISADDLVMIFKALPKNLVFLDIGNNYFSQFCVEDLIKIVQCLIEKNISPLNLSKDDLRPLTAASLAELLKNLPEKITSVNLSGYHLYRYTSQELAKILSALPPHVTFIDLSNNYLGYQSIDKLQEILAAIPATVKIVNLEKNHLFTKKTISERNELLQSLPGDIKDRQRFIIKNNGESDFARTLLPMVLLARQFHETGAGLPFDIIKIILSFLYEGPTARKTEQIDQMITDRPEKERLQNAVVEAVDRYLNQNRIKRGVNSFFNWCWNGYFEIEQDARSFRDKIIKTPTYEQVHNEINRFLSNQMTCRCYPTLLSFLREALNKKDEDEPCDYLTLK; encoded by the coding sequence TTGTTTGAAAATACCAGTTGGCTACAAAAACTCCTTGCCGCGTTACCAAAAGATTTATCTGAGCTTAATTTAAATGGTAATGCTGATAGTACTTCTCCAAATTGGTATGGCACTTTCGATTTAGCACAGTCACTCAGCGTTCTTCCTGAAAACCTTGTTGCGCTCGATTTATCCGGGAACCATCTATCTTCATTACGCGTATTTAAACTCGTTAAAATGCTTAAGGTACTTCCAGAAAATCTTGTTACACTTTCATTAAATGATAATAATCTGTATCGTATTTCTGCGGATGATTTGGTTATGATTTTCAAAGCATTGCCAAAAAACCTTGTATTTCTTGATATAGGAAATAATTATTTTAGTCAATTTTGCGTCGAAGATCTCATTAAAATTGTTCAATGTCTAATAGAAAAAAATATATCGCCTCTTAATTTAAGCAAGGATGATTTACGCCCATTAACGGCAGCATCCCTGGCTGAATTGTTAAAAAATCTTCCTGAAAAGATAACATCTGTTAACTTAAGCGGCTACCATCTTTATCGATATACGTCCCAAGAATTGGCAAAAATCCTATCTGCGCTTCCACCCCATGTGACTTTTATTGATTTAAGTAATAATTATCTTGGTTATCAATCCATTGATAAATTACAAGAGATTCTGGCAGCAATTCCCGCTACGGTTAAAATCGTTAACCTTGAAAAAAATCATCTTTTCACTAAAAAAACCATTAGCGAGCGTAACGAGTTATTGCAGTCTCTCCCGGGCGACATAAAAGACAGGCAACGCTTTATTATAAAAAACAATGGAGAATCTGATTTTGCCAGAACTTTACTGCCAATGGTCCTTCTGGCTCGCCAGTTTCACGAAACTGGCGCAGGATTACCTTTTGATATCATTAAAATTATTCTCTCTTTTTTGTACGAAGGGCCAACAGCCCGGAAAACAGAACAGATTGACCAGATGATAACGGATAGACCCGAAAAGGAAAGATTGCAAAATGCTGTTGTTGAAGCCGTTGACAGATATTTAAATCAAAACAGAATCAAGCGAGGCGTCAACAGTTTTTTTAACTGGTGCTGGAATGGTTATTTTGAGATAGAACAGGATGCACGCTCCTTTCGCGATAAAATTATAAAAACCCCTACCTATGAGCAAGTCCATAATGAAATCAATCGTTTTTTAAGCAATCAAATGACCTGTCGCTGTTACCCGACACTTCTATCCTTTCTACGCGAAGCGCTCAATAAAAAAGACGAAGATGAGCCATGTGATTATTTGACCCTAAAATAG
- a CDS encoding DUF6632 domain-containing protein, translating to MDSPQRIKYLKIALVIIGLIFIFGIYPLTIVWPAGWAWHVTGISMYLQMILGIYATLGLFLIMAARNPLNNLSLIWFTVWSSIVHGGIMAIQALYYPEHTGHLYGDVPALFIVAIVLGLLTPRGQKQ from the coding sequence ATGGATTCGCCGCAAAGAATAAAATATTTAAAAATTGCTTTAGTTATTATTGGCCTGATATTTATTTTTGGTATTTACCCATTGACTATTGTTTGGCCTGCCGGGTGGGCATGGCATGTAACAGGCATATCAATGTATCTGCAAATGATATTAGGTATTTATGCGACTTTAGGTCTGTTTCTCATAATGGCTGCTCGCAATCCCCTTAATAACCTAAGTTTGATATGGTTTACTGTTTGGTCAAGTATTGTTCATGGTGGTATTATGGCTATTCAGGCTTTGTACTATCCTGAACACACCGGTCACTTATATGGTGATGTTCCAGCGCTCTTTATTGTAGCTATTGTTTTAGGGCTTCTGACACCAAGAGGTCAAAAGCAGTAA
- a CDS encoding VIT1/CCC1 transporter family protein: protein MVDLEHSHTEDAIAKRFSRPPSQSYLRDWIYGGIDGAVTTFAIVSGVVGGKLSSLVILILGFANLLADGFSMAASNYLGTKSEIDQFRHYEAIEEKHIETIPEGERNEIRQIFRNKGVKQADLEKIVQVITENKSLWIKTMLQEEYGLPGAIRSPFKSSLCTFLSFLLFGMIPLIPYILGFSNAFGISCLCTGAAFFIIGSIKGRWSARAWYFSGFETLVTGVATAALAYYIGAFLNWYLVG, encoded by the coding sequence ATGGTGGATTTAGAACACAGCCACACGGAAGATGCGATCGCAAAGCGCTTTTCCAGGCCGCCATCGCAAAGTTATCTGCGCGATTGGATTTATGGAGGGATTGATGGTGCTGTTACCACGTTTGCAATCGTATCAGGTGTCGTTGGAGGGAAGTTATCTTCACTGGTCATTTTAATCCTGGGATTTGCTAATTTATTAGCCGATGGTTTTTCAATGGCAGCCAGTAATTATTTGGGTACAAAGTCAGAGATAGATCAATTTCGTCATTATGAAGCAATCGAAGAAAAGCACATCGAAACGATACCGGAAGGCGAAAGAAATGAAATTAGACAAATTTTCAGGAACAAAGGGGTAAAACAAGCTGATTTAGAAAAGATTGTCCAGGTAATTACCGAAAATAAATCGTTGTGGATCAAAACGATGTTACAAGAAGAGTATGGATTGCCCGGGGCTATTCGCTCACCGTTTAAATCGTCCTTATGCACTTTTTTATCATTTTTACTCTTTGGAATGATTCCATTGATCCCTTACATACTTGGTTTTTCCAATGCTTTCGGGATATCTTGCCTTTGCACGGGAGCCGCTTTTTTTATTATCGGTTCTATCAAAGGTCGTTGGTCGGCCCGAGCCTGGTATTTTTCCGGATTCGAGACACTCGTTACAGGTGTTGCAACGGCGGCACTTGCTTATTATATTGGTGCGTTTTTAAATTGGTATTTAGTTGGTTAA
- the plaB gene encoding phospholipase PlaB, whose amino-acid sequence MIVIFLHGWSVTHTNTYGALPLWLESLGKDGKLDIQVGNIYLGRYISFDDTVMVDDIARAFDHAVRDDIADKLQDGERFACITHSTGGPIVRKWMDLYFGNNLAKCPLSHLIMLAPANHGSALAQLGKSRLGRIKSFFEGVEPGEHVLDWLELGSDMSWQLNESWLDYDCPANGIYTFVLTGQKIDRQLYDAVNSYTGEAGSDGVVRVAAANMNYSLLKLHQEGTNGDSLVVAKMKRAQPTAFGVLPGLSHSGKNIGIIRSVTMANAATHPTAIWVLRCLQVKNRDAYNTLAKELDKITKETQKNEHTESVKTLIYKREYITNRYSMIIFRLIDDRGNHLVDYDLYLTAGPEYSEQALPAGFFVDRQRNLNNRGKLTYFLDYDIMEAGINTPKMQGNLGFRIKAYPQSSGQALAYYRLLDFHSSLADINKILHPNETVMIEIMLQRRVDRTVSRITNNLTPAKISVKPTGKTVD is encoded by the coding sequence ATGATTGTTATCTTCCTACATGGCTGGAGTGTCACGCATACCAATACTTATGGGGCACTTCCCCTATGGCTTGAAAGCCTGGGCAAAGACGGAAAGCTTGATATTCAAGTCGGCAATATTTATCTCGGGCGATACATCAGCTTTGACGATACCGTAATGGTTGACGATATAGCACGTGCGTTTGATCATGCAGTACGGGATGACATTGCTGATAAGCTACAAGATGGGGAGCGTTTTGCCTGCATTACTCATTCGACCGGTGGACCCATAGTTCGAAAATGGATGGATTTATACTTCGGGAATAATCTTGCCAAATGTCCTTTGAGCCATCTTATCATGCTGGCCCCCGCCAACCACGGTTCTGCTCTTGCCCAACTTGGTAAATCCCGGCTAGGCCGTATAAAGAGTTTTTTTGAAGGTGTTGAACCGGGAGAGCATGTACTTGATTGGCTTGAGCTCGGCAGCGATATGAGCTGGCAACTTAATGAAAGTTGGCTGGATTACGATTGCCCTGCTAATGGCATCTATACTTTTGTACTTACGGGCCAGAAAATCGATCGCCAGCTTTATGATGCCGTAAACTCCTACACGGGAGAAGCCGGATCGGATGGCGTGGTACGTGTAGCTGCTGCAAATATGAATTATAGTTTGTTGAAATTACATCAGGAGGGGACTAACGGTGACAGTCTTGTTGTCGCGAAAATGAAACGGGCACAGCCAACGGCATTTGGGGTTCTGCCCGGGCTTTCGCATTCCGGTAAAAATATCGGAATTATCCGTAGCGTTACTATGGCCAACGCGGCCACCCACCCTACGGCAATATGGGTTCTGCGATGCCTGCAAGTAAAAAATCGTGACGCCTATAATACACTGGCAAAAGAACTGGATAAGATAACTAAAGAAACTCAGAAAAATGAGCATACAGAATCAGTAAAGACACTTATCTATAAGCGTGAGTATATCACCAACCGCTACTCCATGATTATTTTCCGGCTTATTGATGACCGGGGCAATCATCTTGTCGATTATGATCTTTATCTAACGGCCGGACCCGAATATAGCGAGCAGGCGCTTCCTGCAGGTTTCTTTGTAGATCGCCAGCGAAACCTGAATAATCGAGGAAAACTGACTTATTTTCTTGACTACGATATTATGGAAGCCGGGATTAATACGCCAAAAATGCAAGGTAATCTGGGGTTCCGTATTAAGGCATACCCTCAGTCAAGTGGCCAAGCCCTTGCCTATTACAGGTTGCTTGATTTTCATTCCTCGCTTGCTGACATTAACAAAATTCTTCATCCAAATGAAACAGTAATGATTGAAATCATGCTTCAGCGACGGGTAGATAGAACGGTCTCCCGTATTACTAACAACCTTACCCCAGCAAAAATCAGTGTGAAACCGACTGGAAAAACGGTAGATTGA
- a CDS encoding bZIP transcription factor has product MLDFEKHTTMQNKLKQELLKFQDDSNTSDLLLLIETQQERLSYLTASVLHFPSQPLDTDSTFTTYYNDYVTDYATQRFMVRIFHNELLALMPELSGSDFHLSEHSYLSNVEESLFPGIYDIWPEDILPAPDCSIVSSPYKNPAPTFFSTPSAQPSKRKRGCESDNTTTDHKLSSQYDGTHEPERKRLEQLKSKGNNATQEEKEEKRRLSNKLNARKSREKQKNYTISLEREVATLKQENEQLRAENARLKQMNQSNHDGGAATSPAHFTM; this is encoded by the coding sequence ATGCTGGATTTTGAAAAACACACCACGATGCAAAATAAGTTGAAACAAGAGCTTTTAAAATTTCAAGATGATTCGAATACAAGTGACTTGTTGCTATTGATTGAGACGCAGCAGGAACGATTATCTTATTTAACAGCAAGCGTTCTTCACTTTCCATCACAACCACTTGATACGGATTCAACATTTACCACATATTATAATGATTATGTAACTGATTACGCCACTCAAAGATTCATGGTTAGGATTTTTCATAATGAATTACTTGCATTGATGCCGGAACTGTCTGGTTCTGATTTTCATCTTTCAGAACACTCTTATTTGAGCAACGTTGAAGAATCTCTATTCCCGGGCATTTACGATATTTGGCCAGAGGATATTCTACCTGCCCCTGATTGTTCTATTGTGTCGAGCCCTTATAAAAATCCAGCCCCGACTTTTTTCTCAACCCCATCAGCTCAACCATCAAAAAGAAAAAGAGGCTGCGAGAGTGACAATACTACGACAGATCACAAACTCTCCAGTCAATATGATGGAACTCATGAGCCGGAAAGAAAACGGCTTGAACAATTAAAATCGAAAGGGAATAATGCTACTCAGGAGGAAAAGGAAGAGAAGCGCCGCCTTTCTAATAAGCTTAATGCGCGTAAATCCCGCGAAAAGCAGAAAAATTACACAATAAGCCTTGAAAGAGAAGTGGCAACCCTGAAACAGGAAAATGAACAATTGCGCGCCGAAAATGCCCGCTTGAAACAAATGAATCAAAGCAATCACGATGGGGGCGCCGCTACAAGCCCGGCACACTTTACCATGTGA
- a CDS encoding coiled-coil domain-containing protein, producing MSNTLLDYELHFVAVTDRQKRAYQNILDFIKNNLDLLPGSLERIAEKEFTFLQLTGVLKHINQEQQDLLTIKADTKNSIEKSNKIIKNLDLESKKINLELNNIKKENEKNINFISSNQNNISKPTTYDEFITDKNPGLLKSLFLLFVSSKSIEQAQQKISDYEQLQTALKNNDDFIKKKKEYTTRLNDLLEKVSAIKRDITTAKSAIAESDMLQIKLSGLSGHLMRNINILVMEESDLKKEVYSSLNNTGKEIEENHDEDLIFGMDLLNTFR from the coding sequence ATGAGCAATACATTACTTGATTATGAACTTCATTTTGTAGCCGTTACTGATCGGCAGAAACGAGCATACCAAAATATATTAGATTTCATTAAAAACAATCTTGATTTGTTACCTGGTAGTTTAGAACGAATTGCTGAGAAGGAGTTCACTTTTTTACAATTAACAGGTGTATTAAAACATATTAATCAAGAACAACAAGACCTGTTAACGATAAAAGCAGACACAAAAAATAGCATCGAAAAATCAAATAAAATTATTAAAAATCTAGACCTCGAATCTAAAAAAATAAATTTGGAATTAAACAACATTAAAAAAGAGAATGAAAAAAATATTAATTTTATTAGTTCAAACCAAAATAATATATCCAAACCAACCACTTACGATGAATTTATAACGGATAAAAATCCCGGCTTGCTTAAGTCGCTGTTTCTTTTATTTGTTTCCAGCAAATCTATTGAACAAGCACAACAAAAGATTTCTGATTACGAACAATTACAAACCGCACTGAAAAATAACGATGACTTTATAAAAAAGAAAAAAGAATACACAACGAGGCTAAATGATTTACTGGAAAAAGTAAGCGCGATAAAACGTGATATTACGACGGCGAAGAGCGCTATTGCAGAATCTGACATGCTTCAGATCAAGCTCTCGGGATTATCGGGTCATTTAATGCGCAATATTAATATTTTAGTAATGGAAGAAAGTGATTTAAAAAAAGAGGTTTATAGTTCATTAAACAATACGGGAAAAGAGATCGAAGAAAACCACGATGAAGACCTTATTTTTGGAATGGATCTTTTAAACACATTCCGATGA
- a CDS encoding helix-turn-helix transcriptional regulator: MQFVFDITEMFSTHFFETMIQQSNLVNEIVGDAFAVSPIKYFSYLEIFEDHTFTLLSSDACSFTCSIQENLIESYLNRMIHADHKNNKFNFYDLNNQLFQHHSANKYDHYFRVIDKSSESGNSVRVFTFAANKETETVNQYYLNNFYHIENFNHYFANRFKHVSPRIAKPIPSTILPKQNKRENFNHNKFHLDEKYNQLHKKVTHREWQLLLLASQGFTAKNIGDFLGISKKTADNIFANVRKKFQINNTKEIIKLLFQ, translated from the coding sequence GTGCAATTTGTATTTGATATTACAGAAATGTTTTCTACCCATTTTTTTGAAACGATGATTCAGCAATCCAATCTTGTAAATGAAATTGTTGGTGACGCTTTTGCTGTAAGCCCCATCAAGTATTTTAGTTATTTGGAAATTTTTGAAGACCATACGTTCACACTTTTAAGCAGTGACGCATGCAGTTTTACTTGCTCCATTCAGGAGAATTTAATCGAAAGCTACCTTAACAGGATGATACATGCTGACCATAAAAATAATAAATTTAATTTTTATGATTTAAATAATCAATTGTTCCAGCACCACAGTGCTAATAAATATGATCATTATTTCAGGGTGATTGACAAATCCAGCGAGTCTGGCAACAGTGTGCGAGTTTTTACGTTTGCTGCAAATAAAGAAACTGAAACGGTAAATCAATATTATTTAAATAATTTTTATCATATAGAAAATTTCAACCATTATTTTGCCAACAGGTTTAAACACGTCTCACCGAGGATAGCAAAACCTATCCCTTCCACGATTTTACCCAAACAAAATAAACGAGAGAATTTTAATCATAATAAATTTCACCTTGATGAGAAATACAATCAGTTACATAAAAAAGTCACTCATCGCGAATGGCAGTTGCTTTTACTTGCCTCACAGGGATTTACCGCTAAAAATATTGGTGATTTTCTTGGCATATCAAAAAAAACGGCTGATAATATTTTCGCCAATGTTAGAAAAAAATTTCAGATAAACAATACAAAAGAAATCATTAAGTTGCTATTTCAATGA
- a CDS encoding leucine-rich repeat domain-containing protein — MSFDVDEYSERISKDIKRLPENSNYFRLFLPVGYRSRPYETASTLLHAVKSIIPLLPENIDSLQLYHLDYYSTMVDDFVLPVIESLPKTLHHLSLAGNRLSNFLGSVRVYDKNESMYKFYNRDPGILIKILQALPANVVSLDLSNIHRGAMLVETFAAILKHLPSSLRVLNLSNNSLSELSTTEMELIINSIPFTVEEINLENNGLFKKRQKIKARDKLLQILGPPENRQRFKLKNNGESDFARAICAMTSFALQFQQDRSGSGLPVEIIITILSFLHPGLSKNPESPNILHAEDVVTKARTLLKNKKTENRIGLGHNHSNVFFGREGKEEVNTDQEDNVRPVL, encoded by the coding sequence ATGAGTTTTGATGTTGATGAGTACAGCGAACGGATTTCAAAAGATATTAAAAGACTTCCTGAAAACTCTAACTATTTTCGTTTGTTTCTCCCTGTTGGTTATCGCTCAAGACCTTATGAAACGGCCAGTACGCTTCTTCATGCGGTAAAAAGTATTATTCCCCTGCTGCCTGAAAACATAGACTCACTTCAACTCTATCATCTGGATTATTATTCTACTATGGTGGATGATTTTGTACTTCCAGTAATAGAATCCTTGCCTAAGACATTGCATCACCTTAGTTTGGCTGGAAACCGTCTTTCAAACTTTCTGGGATCGGTGCGTGTATATGATAAAAATGAAAGCATGTATAAATTTTATAATAGAGACCCCGGTATATTGATTAAAATTTTACAAGCACTTCCCGCTAATGTGGTATCACTGGATTTAAGCAACATTCATCGTGGAGCAATGCTGGTGGAGACTTTTGCTGCTATTCTGAAGCATCTTCCTTCCAGTTTGCGGGTCTTAAATCTGAGTAATAATTCACTTTCCGAACTCTCCACCACTGAAATGGAACTAATTATTAATAGCATCCCTTTCACAGTGGAAGAAATTAACCTTGAAAACAATGGCCTTTTTAAGAAACGTCAAAAAATTAAAGCACGTGACAAATTACTGCAAATCCTGGGCCCACCGGAAAATCGGCAGCGCTTTAAATTAAAAAATAATGGTGAATCTGATTTTGCAAGGGCGATATGCGCCATGACCTCATTTGCCCTGCAATTTCAGCAAGATAGATCAGGATCAGGGCTGCCCGTTGAGATAATTATTACCATTTTATCTTTTTTACATCCTGGCCTTTCCAAAAATCCCGAATCTCCAAATATTTTACATGCAGAAGACGTTGTAACTAAAGCGAGAACTCTTCTGAAAAATAAAAAAACAGAAAACAGGATAGGCCTCGGTCACAATCACAGCAATGTGTTTTTTGGTCGTGAAGGCAAGGAGGAAGTAAATACCGATCAGGAAGATAATGTGAGACCTGTTCTTTAG
- a CDS encoding MltA domain-containing protein yields the protein MFQSALIVALMTFSIVTQAALPADPIQRCLDIRRLADFTSRQKMAAKEPGVLRFKFHKVSPSELPLENPVGNMDEIIKALNNQIENCKKNQGELQTVTIAGHPFKRQEWCLDTNKKMLALAKAAHGDFQKYLSTIKTGFDWYKSDGWPENHAGFKKGSFQFTAYYAPAAIEARTKRGGKFLYPIYSNPGVVNVTLESKKFHLKTPLCGVDPLTKMVRKYCLKNANGTYSVVPDREEINHGALHPKYIIGYVKDPNDPPFLMVEGSGSLMIDGKLFHINYDGANGRPRTMLGRIVQCAQDPTCGGNLDAMERCAKDPKCHDEAKLRCNVSKEIKQSAASEKQIRQYLDNPRNRDKAADLRNRDQSYVFFAKEDGGPYGSEKISLTPHVSCATDHQVIPVGMNFIYHCKKTTSWCVAQDAGGAIIGAHVDVYKGEGDQAGVEANRLNHTGSLFVALPKRK from the coding sequence ATGTTTCAATCCGCTTTAATAGTTGCACTAATGACATTTAGCATCGTCACTCAGGCCGCTCTGCCTGCGGATCCAATCCAGCGCTGTTTAGATATTAGAAGGCTCGCGGACTTTACCTCAAGACAGAAAATGGCTGCCAAAGAGCCCGGTGTGTTGCGCTTTAAATTCCATAAAGTTTCACCCTCGGAACTCCCGTTAGAAAACCCTGTGGGCAATATGGATGAAATTATCAAAGCATTAAACAATCAGATTGAAAACTGCAAAAAAAACCAGGGTGAATTGCAGACGGTAACTATTGCCGGCCATCCATTCAAGCGCCAGGAATGGTGCCTTGATACCAACAAAAAAATGCTCGCTCTTGCAAAAGCTGCCCATGGTGATTTTCAAAAATATTTATCAACTATCAAAACCGGGTTTGACTGGTATAAAAGCGATGGCTGGCCTGAAAATCACGCAGGATTTAAAAAGGGTTCCTTTCAATTTACGGCCTATTACGCGCCTGCCGCTATTGAAGCTCGCACCAAACGTGGTGGGAAATTCTTATATCCAATCTATAGCAACCCTGGTGTGGTCAATGTCACGTTGGAAAGTAAAAAGTTTCATTTGAAAACCCCTCTTTGCGGGGTTGATCCGCTGACCAAAATGGTGCGTAAATATTGTCTTAAAAATGCCAATGGGACCTACTCTGTAGTGCCCGATCGTGAAGAAATTAATCATGGGGCTTTACATCCAAAATATATAATTGGCTATGTTAAAGATCCAAATGACCCGCCTTTTTTAATGGTTGAAGGGTCTGGTTCATTAATGATTGATGGAAAATTATTTCATATCAATTACGATGGCGCCAACGGTAGACCGCGCACCATGCTTGGCCGTATAGTTCAATGCGCACAAGATCCAACCTGTGGCGGCAACCTTGATGCAATGGAACGTTGTGCTAAAGATCCCAAATGTCATGATGAAGCGAAGTTACGCTGTAACGTATCGAAAGAAATTAAACAAAGCGCTGCATCGGAAAAGCAGATCCGCCAATATCTGGATAACCCACGTAACCGCGATAAAGCCGCCGACTTGCGAAATCGCGATCAAAGCTATGTATTTTTTGCCAAGGAAGATGGCGGACCGTATGGTTCAGAAAAAATTTCCCTAACGCCACATGTTTCATGCGCAACCGATCACCAGGTCATTCCTGTTGGAATGAATTTCATCTATCATTGCAAAAAAACGACGTCATGGTGTGTGGCCCAGGACGCTGGCGGCGCCATTATAGGGGCTCATGTTGATGTCTATAAGGGTGAGGGAGACCAGGCTGGTGTGGAAGCAAACAGGTTAAATCACACCGGCTCATTATTTGTGGCGCTGCCAAAACGAAAATAA